A window of Calonectris borealis chromosome 3, bCalBor7.hap1.2, whole genome shotgun sequence contains these coding sequences:
- the KCNK5 gene encoding potassium channel subfamily K member 5 isoform X2, with amino-acid sequence MQPRILEKVVSNAAGQGVAITGNNTFNNWNWPNAVIFAATVITTIGYGNVSPKTPSGRLFCIFYGLFGVPLCLTWISALGKFFGGRAKRLGQFLTKRGVSLRKAQITCTAIFIVWGVLVHLVIPPFVFMVTEGWDYIEGLYFSFITITTIGFGDFVAGVNPDANYHALYRYFVELWIYLGLAWLSLFVNWKVSMFVEVHKAIKKRRKKRKESFDNHPRSKKPLQMGTSKDVNIFSFLSKKEETYNDLIKQIGKKALKTNNDKMIKVENTKQNMQNASIDAQVTYTKTESFEYDEASLDIQNGHVLRPLHDKHIGDSPLEGTMFVNQLDRISEEEGEVWDSRDYRPLIFENANITFVNEDDDDEEDISDDEETSKSSMDDNLAEESETAKNLVKFPSSDESTFTNNELELSVPYEQLMNEYNTVSNVKATT; translated from the exons GTTGTGTCAAATGCTGCTGGACAGGGGGTTGCCATCACTGGGAACAATACTTTCAACAACTGGAATTGGCCTAACGCTGTGATCTTTGCTGCTACTGTGATCACTACAATCG GTTACGGAAATGTTTCTCCAAAGACACCCTCTGGGCGTCTCTTCTGCATATTTTATGGGCTCTTTGGAGTTCCTCTCTGCTTGACATGGATCAGTGCTCTGGGGAAGTTCTTTGGAGGACGTGCCAAGAGGCTGGGCCAGTTTCTGACGAAAAGAGGAGTAAGCCTG AGGAAAGCACAAATTACATGCACAGCTATATTCATTGTTTGGGGTGTCTTGGTCCATCTGGTTATTCCTCCCTTTGTCTTTATGGTGACTGAAGGATGGGATTACATTGAAGGCCTCTATTTTTCATTCATCACTATCACCACCATAGGATTTGGAGATTTTGTTGCTG GTGTAAATCCAGATGCAAACTATCATGCCCTTTACAGATATTTTGTGGAGTTATGGATCTATCTGGGACTAGCTTGGCTTTCACTGTTTGTTAACTGGAAGGTCAGTATGTTTGTGGAAGTCCACAAAGCAATCAAGAAacggaggaaaaaaagaaaagagtcatTTGACAACCATCCTCGGTCTAAAAAACCCCTTCAAATGGGTACCTCAAAGGATGTCAACATCTTCAGCTTCCTTTCAAAGAAGGAAGAGACCTATAATGATCTTATTAAGCAAATTGGGAAGAAGGCCCTGAAAACAAACAACGACAAAATGATTAAAGTagaaaataccaaacaaaatatGCAGAACGCCAGTATAGATGCCCAGGTGACTTACACAAAGACAGAGTCATTTGAGTACGATGAGGCTTCCCTGGACATTCAAAATGGTCATGTACTGAGACCCCTGCATGATAAACATATTGGAGACAGCCCTCTAGAAGGAACCATGTTTGTAAACCAGCTAGACAGGATTAGTGAAGAAGAAGGCGAAGTGTGGGATTCCAGAGACTATCGACCCTTAATATTTGAGAATGCCAATATAACATTTGtaaatgaagatgatgatgatgaggaaGATATCTCAGATGATGAGGAAACATCAAAGTCCTCCATGGATGATAATCTCGCAGAGGAATCTGAAACTGCAAAAAACCTGGTAAAATTCCCATCCTCTGATGAATCTACCTTTACCAATAACGAGCTAGAACTTTCTGTGCCTTATGAACAACTGATGAATGAATATAATACAGTAAGCAATGTGAAGGCTACAACGTGA
- the KCNK5 gene encoding potassium channel subfamily K member 5 isoform X3, producing MLAVVSNAAGQGVAITGNNTFNNWNWPNAVIFAATVITTIGYGNVSPKTPSGRLFCIFYGLFGVPLCLTWISALGKFFGGRAKRLGQFLTKRGVSLRKAQITCTAIFIVWGVLVHLVIPPFVFMVTEGWDYIEGLYFSFITITTIGFGDFVAGVNPDANYHALYRYFVELWIYLGLAWLSLFVNWKVSMFVEVHKAIKKRRKKRKESFDNHPRSKKPLQMGTSKDVNIFSFLSKKEETYNDLIKQIGKKALKTNNDKMIKVENTKQNMQNASIDAQVTYTKTESFEYDEASLDIQNGHVLRPLHDKHIGDSPLEGTMFVNQLDRISEEEGEVWDSRDYRPLIFENANITFVNEDDDDEEDISDDEETSKSSMDDNLAEESETAKNLVKFPSSDESTFTNNELELSVPYEQLMNEYNTVSNVKATT from the exons GTTGTGTCAAATGCTGCTGGACAGGGGGTTGCCATCACTGGGAACAATACTTTCAACAACTGGAATTGGCCTAACGCTGTGATCTTTGCTGCTACTGTGATCACTACAATCG GTTACGGAAATGTTTCTCCAAAGACACCCTCTGGGCGTCTCTTCTGCATATTTTATGGGCTCTTTGGAGTTCCTCTCTGCTTGACATGGATCAGTGCTCTGGGGAAGTTCTTTGGAGGACGTGCCAAGAGGCTGGGCCAGTTTCTGACGAAAAGAGGAGTAAGCCTG AGGAAAGCACAAATTACATGCACAGCTATATTCATTGTTTGGGGTGTCTTGGTCCATCTGGTTATTCCTCCCTTTGTCTTTATGGTGACTGAAGGATGGGATTACATTGAAGGCCTCTATTTTTCATTCATCACTATCACCACCATAGGATTTGGAGATTTTGTTGCTG GTGTAAATCCAGATGCAAACTATCATGCCCTTTACAGATATTTTGTGGAGTTATGGATCTATCTGGGACTAGCTTGGCTTTCACTGTTTGTTAACTGGAAGGTCAGTATGTTTGTGGAAGTCCACAAAGCAATCAAGAAacggaggaaaaaaagaaaagagtcatTTGACAACCATCCTCGGTCTAAAAAACCCCTTCAAATGGGTACCTCAAAGGATGTCAACATCTTCAGCTTCCTTTCAAAGAAGGAAGAGACCTATAATGATCTTATTAAGCAAATTGGGAAGAAGGCCCTGAAAACAAACAACGACAAAATGATTAAAGTagaaaataccaaacaaaatatGCAGAACGCCAGTATAGATGCCCAGGTGACTTACACAAAGACAGAGTCATTTGAGTACGATGAGGCTTCCCTGGACATTCAAAATGGTCATGTACTGAGACCCCTGCATGATAAACATATTGGAGACAGCCCTCTAGAAGGAACCATGTTTGTAAACCAGCTAGACAGGATTAGTGAAGAAGAAGGCGAAGTGTGGGATTCCAGAGACTATCGACCCTTAATATTTGAGAATGCCAATATAACATTTGtaaatgaagatgatgatgatgaggaaGATATCTCAGATGATGAGGAAACATCAAAGTCCTCCATGGATGATAATCTCGCAGAGGAATCTGAAACTGCAAAAAACCTGGTAAAATTCCCATCCTCTGATGAATCTACCTTTACCAATAACGAGCTAGAACTTTCTGTGCCTTATGAACAACTGATGAATGAATATAATACAGTAAGCAATGTGAAGGCTACAACGTGA